A genome region from Gossypium hirsutum isolate 1008001.06 chromosome A04, Gossypium_hirsutum_v2.1, whole genome shotgun sequence includes the following:
- the LOC107948729 gene encoding transcription factor TCP4 isoform X1: protein MVMEMESINGGAFWESEQYLVSLWWEKYSQEEQISKQKDFGAKSIEHARKMGENHHQAAATSSRLRIKHAGGEIVEVQGGHIVRSTGRKDRHSKVCTAKGPRDRRVRLSAHTAIQFYDVQDRLGYDRPSKAVDWLIKKAKSAIDELAELPPWNPLDATISTKKPNNQEDLNTSTATNNEFHIENLAAGSGSQCVQQHELGDNLNNNSGFLPASLVSDEIADTMKSFFPLGASSETPPSSSLQFQDYPPDLLSRTSSHSQDLRLSLQSFPEPILLHHHEPHAAATVQAHHTDSALFSGTTPLAGFDGSNAGWEHHQQQQPAEIGRLQRFFAWNSSGGDAGGGNGGGFIFGTPSQQSLPLTFGQNSQFFSQRGPLQSSNTPLVRAWIDQPIDEHHHHHQIPQNIHQQAALSSMGFTTSGVYSGFRVPSRIQGQEEKHDSIANKLSSASSDSHH, encoded by the exons ATGGTGATGGAAATGGAATCAATCAATGGCGGGGCCTTTTGGGAGAGTGAACAGTATTTGGTTTCATTGTGGTGGGAAAAGTACAGTCAAGAAGAGCAGATTAGTAAGCAGAAAG aTTTTGGTGCAAAATCAATCGAACATGCAAGGAAAATGGGAGAAAATCATCACCAAGCTGCTGCAACATCGTCAAGATTGAGGATAAAGCACGCTGGAGGAGAGATCGTTGAGGTTCAAGGAGGTCACATTGTTCGATCAACTGGAAGAAAAGATCGTCACAGTAAAGTTTGTACTGCTAAAGGTCCTCGAGACCGACGAGTTCGTCTCTCGGCTCACACCGCCATCCAGTTTTACGACGTACAGGACCGTCTCGGATACGACCGTCCTAGCAAAGCTGTGGATTGGCTAATAAAAAAAGCCAAATCCGCCATTGACGAGCTCGCCGAGCTTCCTCCATGGAACCCATTGGATGCAACGATTTCAACCAAGAAACCCAATAACCAAGAAGACCTAAACACATCGACAGCAACAAACAATGAATTTCACATAGAAAACCTTGCTGCTGGGTCTGGTTCTCAATGTGTTCAGCAACACGAACTGGGAGATAACTTGAATAATAATTCGGGTTTTCTTCCGGCTTCTTTAGTTTCTGATGAGATTGCTGATACTATGAAGTCTTTTTTTCCATTGGGAGCTTCTAGTGAGACGCCGCCGTCTTCTTCATTACAATTTCAGGATTACCCGCCGGACTTGTTGTCAAGGACGAGCAGCCATAGTCAAGATCTGCGGCTTTCGCTTCAGTCATTTCCGGAGCCAATTCTTTTGCATCACCATGAACCCCATGCTGCTGCTACAGTTCAGGCGCACCATACTGACTCTGCTCTATTCTCTGGCACCACCCCATTAGCCGGTTTCGATGGGTCTAATGCTGGATGGGAGCACCACCAGCAGCAGCAACCGGCGGAGATTGGGAGGTTGCAGAGATTTTTTGCTTGGAATAGCAGTGGTGGTGATGCTGGTGGTGGCAATGGCGGTGGATTTATCTTTGGCACTCCATCGCAACAGTCATTGCCACTGACTTTTGGCCAAAACAGCCAGTTTTTTTCTCAGAGGGGACCCCTTCAGTCCAGTAACACACCCTTGGTTCGTGCTTGGATAGACCAGCCAATTGATGaacaccatcatcatcatcaaatcCCACAAAACATTCATCAACAAGCTGCTTTATCTAGCATGGGATTCACCACATCTGGTGTATACTCCGGTTTTCGCGTTCCGTCACGAATTCAAGGCCAAGAGGAGAAGCATGACAGCATTGCCAATAAGCTGTCCTCTGCTTCCTCTGATTCTCACCATTGA
- the LOC107948729 gene encoding transcription factor TCP4 isoform X2 → MVMEMESINGGAFWESEQYLVSLWWEKYSQEEQINFGAKSIEHARKMGENHHQAAATSSRLRIKHAGGEIVEVQGGHIVRSTGRKDRHSKVCTAKGPRDRRVRLSAHTAIQFYDVQDRLGYDRPSKAVDWLIKKAKSAIDELAELPPWNPLDATISTKKPNNQEDLNTSTATNNEFHIENLAAGSGSQCVQQHELGDNLNNNSGFLPASLVSDEIADTMKSFFPLGASSETPPSSSLQFQDYPPDLLSRTSSHSQDLRLSLQSFPEPILLHHHEPHAAATVQAHHTDSALFSGTTPLAGFDGSNAGWEHHQQQQPAEIGRLQRFFAWNSSGGDAGGGNGGGFIFGTPSQQSLPLTFGQNSQFFSQRGPLQSSNTPLVRAWIDQPIDEHHHHHQIPQNIHQQAALSSMGFTTSGVYSGFRVPSRIQGQEEKHDSIANKLSSASSDSHH, encoded by the exons ATGGTGATGGAAATGGAATCAATCAATGGCGGGGCCTTTTGGGAGAGTGAACAGTATTTGGTTTCATTGTGGTGGGAAAAGTACAGTCAAGAAGAGCAGATTA aTTTTGGTGCAAAATCAATCGAACATGCAAGGAAAATGGGAGAAAATCATCACCAAGCTGCTGCAACATCGTCAAGATTGAGGATAAAGCACGCTGGAGGAGAGATCGTTGAGGTTCAAGGAGGTCACATTGTTCGATCAACTGGAAGAAAAGATCGTCACAGTAAAGTTTGTACTGCTAAAGGTCCTCGAGACCGACGAGTTCGTCTCTCGGCTCACACCGCCATCCAGTTTTACGACGTACAGGACCGTCTCGGATACGACCGTCCTAGCAAAGCTGTGGATTGGCTAATAAAAAAAGCCAAATCCGCCATTGACGAGCTCGCCGAGCTTCCTCCATGGAACCCATTGGATGCAACGATTTCAACCAAGAAACCCAATAACCAAGAAGACCTAAACACATCGACAGCAACAAACAATGAATTTCACATAGAAAACCTTGCTGCTGGGTCTGGTTCTCAATGTGTTCAGCAACACGAACTGGGAGATAACTTGAATAATAATTCGGGTTTTCTTCCGGCTTCTTTAGTTTCTGATGAGATTGCTGATACTATGAAGTCTTTTTTTCCATTGGGAGCTTCTAGTGAGACGCCGCCGTCTTCTTCATTACAATTTCAGGATTACCCGCCGGACTTGTTGTCAAGGACGAGCAGCCATAGTCAAGATCTGCGGCTTTCGCTTCAGTCATTTCCGGAGCCAATTCTTTTGCATCACCATGAACCCCATGCTGCTGCTACAGTTCAGGCGCACCATACTGACTCTGCTCTATTCTCTGGCACCACCCCATTAGCCGGTTTCGATGGGTCTAATGCTGGATGGGAGCACCACCAGCAGCAGCAACCGGCGGAGATTGGGAGGTTGCAGAGATTTTTTGCTTGGAATAGCAGTGGTGGTGATGCTGGTGGTGGCAATGGCGGTGGATTTATCTTTGGCACTCCATCGCAACAGTCATTGCCACTGACTTTTGGCCAAAACAGCCAGTTTTTTTCTCAGAGGGGACCCCTTCAGTCCAGTAACACACCCTTGGTTCGTGCTTGGATAGACCAGCCAATTGATGaacaccatcatcatcatcaaatcCCACAAAACATTCATCAACAAGCTGCTTTATCTAGCATGGGATTCACCACATCTGGTGTATACTCCGGTTTTCGCGTTCCGTCACGAATTCAAGGCCAAGAGGAGAAGCATGACAGCATTGCCAATAAGCTGTCCTCTGCTTCCTCTGATTCTCACCATTGA